A stretch of DNA from Rickettsia hoogstraalii:
CACGCAGTAATTCCCTTACTTCATCACCACATTTAATATAAGCTCTTTATTATTAGCAACAAAACGAGCTTCACAGTAAGCTCCGTTCATTGCAAATACTATAGGTACATCAAGCAATTTTGCATATTCCGTTGCTTGATCCAAAGCTCGCCTTAAATCTGCTCCTGTTTTTTTTGCTTCTATTATTGCAATAGGTTTATCATTATTACTTTCATATAAGATATAATCCGGTCTTTTTCCGTTTAATCTTGTCTGTTCTGTTTTTGATTTTGGTTTTTGGAAATAAACATTCTTTTTAGTATCATTATCTAATATGCCATCCCTTATTTACAAGGTTATTACTGATAATCCATTCGGTTTGCTGTTCTGCTAACCATAAGAATTGCTTAGATATTTTTATTTTGTAATTAATAATTATATCTTCTTACACTTATTATACAAGCTTATAAAAGTATAAAAAACAACTTTTTATCTGACTAAAAAATAAATTATTGCTATGAATTTATATAGATTTTTGACTTTCTTAATGAATTTAAATAACTTAATTATTATGAGCTTGTTATAACTAATATTAAAATCATGGGCATAAATAATCAATTAAGAGAATTAATTAAATCTGGTACTTTTGCCAGTATATTATTAATTATTGCTTTTACTTTAGCAATAATTGTCAGCAATAACATTTTCCTAGCAAAATATTATTCTTCTTTTATTTACAGTAAATTTTCTTTAACAATAGGGAATGTAAGTTTACAAACGACTTTTATAGAGTTGGTTAATGACGGTCTCATGACTTTCTTCTTTTTATTAATAGGTTTAGAGATGAAATTTCACCTAGTAGAAGGTAAATATAAAAATAAAAAAAAACTAATATTACCTGCGGCGGCAGCCCTTGGAGGTGTGGTAGTTCCTGCCTTAATATACATAGTTTTTTAATTATGATAAACCGGGA
This window harbors:
- a CDS encoding type I restriction endonuclease subunit M: MDQATEYAKLLDVPIVFAMNGAYCEARFVANNKELILNVVMK